One window of the Branchiostoma lanceolatum isolate klBraLanc5 chromosome 3, klBraLanc5.hap2, whole genome shotgun sequence genome contains the following:
- the LOC136430739 gene encoding E3 ubiquitin-protein ligase RNF103-like, whose protein sequence is MLVRLLLLLVYLCLLMVAVRLLEAATWFEAGFLAGQVLDPLSISVRRLKMILDSRGVSYKGVLEKRELTDLVENSGEPKEGEVLLAAEEEDTKPTSTNFTGGPHFYEEVEDTKDSVWLVQVIPEDHIPLLGPQQWKSLVRKVSRFGIRTGTFKCHLDRKLCWRKGWDRPSLALALPRGHQAKGHISVRVFNTPSKEQTILDWINQHLSSRTHSVLSPHQLQTDWLMKNQTHPVQVVFFSRLKQPPMFYSALSVKFTGRVKFGYMRLNKTRSGLDISGREKIPGILVITPERRYWYGTGKGELLNLQSMQTYLRTMQPEVNDIFLVCLVLANLMAVLELFLCRGQVGVGVLRLLWAVGKYNCMLLMVCLPVVGLFQLPCMEGVVQAGLMALRNISSSALVAQARQDWLLYSSHKPFLAGTFLLYSMVVGIIASKWKPEEELAETTPTEQAGTNGWWSSFMNYLFQPISTFNHTRPPNLIGLEDGLDYLIERLAVPDLWLHPVIPTDYVRNLPVWLYKGRMPLVRKVCSKCCGWGGSADQAAMVMKLPTGHSESSNRVMNLPPSPGRTGHRPPSPGRHPSQVHKCNKTPSTDDTPLNYTDGSDLAKCTCGERSNDAPGHCNVYSHNVKVPSKHNNTPSSPDPPPVMPTTNLDKPCTCGNPQQTPAASGFPLGILHCEDCAICLEEYEVGCSLLGLPCGHSFHERCIMMWLSAGNHCCPVCRWPAFKFKPALHLHSE, encoded by the exons ATGCTAGTgcggctgctgctgctgctggtgtACCTGTGTCTGCTGATGGTGGCTGTGCGGCTCCTGGAGGCAGCCACCTGGTTTGAGGCTGGTTTCCTGGCCGGACAG GTGCTGGATCCACTGTCCATCAGTGTGCGGAGGTTGAAAATGATACTGGACTCCCGAGGTGTCAGTTATAAAGGCGTGTTGGAGAAGAGAGAACTGACAGACTTGGTGGAAAACTCAG GTGAGCCAAAGGAAGGTGAGGTTTTGCTGGCTGCTGAGGAAGAAGATACAAAACCAACCAGCACCAACTTTACAGGAGGGCCCCACTTCTATGAGGAGGTTGAAgacaccaaggacagtgtttgGCTGGTTCAG GTTATACCTGAAGACCACATTCCCTTATTAGGGCCCCAACAGTGGAAGAGTCTGGTCAGGAAAGTCTCACGGTTTGGAATACGAACAGGAACCTTCAAATGCCACCTGGACAGGAA ACTGTGTTGGAGGAAAGGCTGGGACCGACCTAGCCTGGCCCTTGCCCTCCCTCGGGGTCACCAGGCCAAAGGTCACATCTCTGTGCGAGTCTTCAACACCCCCAGCAAGGAGCAGACCATTCTAGACTGGATCAACCAACATCTGTCGTCTCGAACCCACTCAGTTCTGTCCCCACACCAGTTACAGACGGACTGGCTAATGAAGAACCAGACACATCCAGTTCAAGTGGTCTTCTTCTCCCGACTGAAACAACCCCCCATGTTCTACTCTGCCCTGAGTGTCAAGTTCACTGGCAGGGTCAAGTTTGGCTACATGAGGTTGAACAAAACCCGCAGCGGTCTGGACATATCAGGGAGAGAAAAGATTCCTGGCATCCTGGTCATCACTCCAGAAAGGAGGTACTGGTACGGGACAGGCAAGGGAGAGTTGCTGAACTTGCAGTCTATGCAGACGTACCTAAGGACTATGCAACCCGAGGTGAACGACATCTTCCTGGTGTGTTTGGTGTTGGCGAACCTGATGGCGGTGCTGGAATTGTTCCTGTGCAGAGGacaggtgggggtgggggtacTGAGGCTGCTGTGGGCAGTGGGTAAATACAACTGTATGCTGCTGATGGTGTGTCTACCTGTGGTCGGGCTGTTCCAGCTGCCCTGTATGGAGGGTGTGGTTCAGGCAGGACTCATGGCTCTCCGCAACATCAGCAGCTCTGCTCTAGTGGCCCAGGCACGGCAAGACTGGCTCCTCTACTCCTCTCACAAACCATTCCTCGCGGGAACTTTCCTACTGTACAGCATGGTTGTCGGAATCATAGCATCTAAATGGAAGCCTGAGGAGGAACTGGCCGAAACAACACCGACTGAACAGGCAGGGACCAATGGATGGTGGAGCTCATTCATGAACTACTtgtttcaaccaatcagcactTTCAATCACACCCGTCCACCAAACCTCATTGGACTAGAGGACGGGCTTGATTACCTGATAGAACGGCTGGCTGTTCCGGACCTGTGGCTCCACCCTGTCATTCCCACCGACTATGTACGAAATTTGCCCGTCTGGCTGTACAAGGGAAGAATGCCCCTTGTGAGGAAGGTTTGCTCCAAATGTTGTGGCTGGGGGGGTTCTGCAGATCAAGCTGCTATGGTAATGAAGTTGCCTACTGGTCACTCTGAGTCCTCCAACCGTGTCATGAATTTGCCTCCCTCCCCAGGCCGCACAGGCCATAGACCCCCCTCTCCAGGCCGTCACCCATCACAAGTCCACAAGTGTAACAAGACCCCTTCCACAGATGATACCCCCTTAAATTATACAGATGGTTCTGATTTGGCAAAATGTACCTGTGGGGAAAGGTCAAACGATGCACCTGGTCACTGTAATGTGTACAGTCACAATGTGAAAGTTCCATCCAAACATAACAACACCCCCTCGAGCCCTGACCCACCACCTGTTATGCCCACCACCAACCTGGACAAACCTTGTACCTGTGGAAACCCCCAACAGACCCCTGCTGCCTCAGGCTTCCCCCTGGGGATCCTCCACTGTGAGGACTGTGCCATCTGTCTGGAGGAGTATGAAGTCGGCTGCTCCCTGCTGGGCCTGCCCTGTGGACACAGCTTCCATGAGAGGTGCATCATGATGTGGCTGTCTGCAGGGAACCATTGCTGCCCCGTGTGCCGCTGGCCAGCCTTCAAGTTTAAACCTGCACTCCATCTCCACTCTGAATAA
- the LOC136430740 gene encoding heparanase-like, with protein sequence MFIWSRYDVWKKIFRLYQNPRVSMTLALLILLVTAVCDSASGYHGNKSYYGNKSLEKSQAKVEILTDSSLREVDRRFLSLALGPNLIQHGTLLPLLRSERFQTLAAGLAPAFLRLGGTAEDFLIFQPTEEDISKLASGPELDICTLNRNESTKWEGLGIGANATEGKVFKNFTMSEVEWDHLNSFTRCVGYDFIFGLNVLLRNGSLWDSSNAQLLLNYTAARGFKVNWELGNEPNHLQKLSNRTVNATTLGYDFRKLRSLLSSSPAFKNSILAGPDTTGLKNKTLRFLQRFLQVAASVLDAVTWHQYYIDGSTAVLDNFTDPTLLDMLARQITTINRVVNMTAPSLPVWLGETSSAWGGGAPELSDSFVAGFMWLDKLGLAAQLSLDVVMRQSLFEANYALISKDLDPLPDYWLSLLYKQLVGSRVLKVQVTDGSEVRVTNSSEEQRTAGEMDRKSARIRVYAHCTNPNSPQRYQNGSVTLYVLNLHQDHRAAVRLGGHLAFKKVDKYLLTPHGEEGLTSRHVELNGRKLVMVDDRTLPELGPQKLPSNTTLLMPPLTFGFFVIPDAQATACM encoded by the exons ATGTTCATATGGTCACGGTATGATGTCTGGAAAAAGATCTTCCGGTTGTACCAAAATCCACGTGTTTCTATGACGTTGGCTCTTCTCATACTGCTTGTAACGGCAGTCTGTGATAGTGCCTCGGGTTATCATGGCAACAAGAGTTACTATGGCAACAAGAGTCTGGAAAAGTCACAGGCCAAGGTTGAGATTTTGACAGACAGTTCACTGCGTGAGGTAGACAGGCGGTTCTTGTCCCTGGCGCTGGGACCCAACCTGATCCAGCACGGTACTTTGCTGCCTCTCCTAAG ATCCGAGCGGTTCCAGACTCTGGCAGCTGGTCTTGCCCCTGCCTTTCTCCGTCTGGGTGGCACAGCAGAGGATTTCCTCATCTTCCAACCGACTGAGGAAGATATCTCCAAACTTGCCAGCGGTCCAGAGTTAGACATTTGTACACTCAACAGAAATGAGAGCACGAAGTGGGAAGGCCTGGGAATTGGAGCAAATGCAACGGAGGGGAaggttttcaaaaattttacaATGTCAG AAGTGGAATGGGACCACCTGAACTCCTTTACGAGGTGTGTGGGATACGACTTCATCTTTGGTCTGAATGTGCTGCTGCGGAATGGGTCACTGTGGGACTCATCAAACGCACAGCTTCTGCTCAACTACACGGCAGCCAGGGGCTTCAAGGTCAACTGGGAGCTGGGAAATG AACCCAACCATCTGCAGAAGCTGTCAAACCGGACAGTGAATGCCACCACCCTCGGCTATGACTTCCGCAAGCTCAGGAGCCTCCTGTCCTCCAGTCCAGCCTTCAAGAACAGCATCCTGGCAGGACCAGACACAACCGGACTTAAGAACAAAACACTTCGCTTCCTGCAAAG ATTTCTTCAAGTAGCAGCTAGTGTCCTGGATGCTGTCACTTGGCATCA GTATTACATTGATGGCAGCACAGCTGTCCTGGACAACTTCACCGACCCGACCCTGCTGGACATGCTTGCCCGACAGATTACAACCATCAACAGAGTTGTGAACATGACGGCGCCGAGTCTGCCTGTGTGGCTGGGGGAGACCAGCtctgcatggggagggggggcaccaGAACTGTCCGACAGCTTTGTGGCCGGTTTCAT GTGGCTGGATAAGTTGGGTCTGGCAGCCCAGCTCTCTCTGGACGTGGTCATGAGACAGAGTCTGTTTGAAGCGAACTATGCCCTGATTAGCAAGGACCTGGACCCACTGCCT GATTACTGGTTGTCATTGCTGTACAAACAACTGGTCGGCAGCAGGGTGCTGAAAGTCCAGGTCACAgatgggtcagaggtcagggtcACAAATAGCTCAGAAGAGCAGCGGACAGCAGGGGAGATGGACAGAAAATCTGCCAGAATCCGGGTCTATGCACACTGCACCAACCCCAACAG TCCCCAGCGGTACCAGAACGGGTCTGTGACACTGTATGTGCTGAACCTGCATCAGGACCACCGCGCCGCAGTCAGACTGGGTGGACACCTGGCCTTCAAGAAGGTTGACAAGTATTTACTGACCCCCCATGGAGAGGAGGGCCTGACATCCAG GCATGTGGAGCTGAATGGCAGGAAGCTGGTGATGGTGGATGACCGCACCCTCCCAGAGCTGGGGCCACAGAAGCTGCCATCTAACACCACACTGCTCATGCCGCCTCTCACTTTTGGCTTCTTCGTTATACCAGATGCCCAGGCAACTGCCTGCATGTAG